A single genomic interval of Arthrobacter sp. NicSoilB8 harbors:
- a CDS encoding VOC family protein, giving the protein MARQLFVNLPVRNLDRTVEFFTALGFSFNPDFTDENATCMIVNDGAYVMLLVESYFKTFTAKSVAPTADGAEVIMSFSLESREAVDEAIRTALTSGGRASEEAQDYGFMYTHSFQDPDGHLWEVFWMDPAGPPKDAAL; this is encoded by the coding sequence ATGGCCAGGCAACTGTTTGTGAACCTCCCCGTCCGGAATCTCGATAGGACCGTTGAGTTCTTCACCGCGCTGGGGTTCTCCTTCAACCCGGATTTCACCGACGAGAACGCGACCTGCATGATCGTCAATGACGGCGCTTACGTGATGCTGCTCGTCGAGTCCTACTTCAAGACCTTCACCGCCAAGTCCGTTGCCCCCACCGCGGACGGCGCCGAGGTCATCATGTCCTTCTCGCTTGAGAGCCGTGAAGCCGTGGATGAGGCCATCCGCACGGCGCTGACCTCCGGGGGCAGGGCATCGGAGGAGGCCCAGGACTACGGCTTCATGTACACCCACAGCTTCCAGGACCCGGACGGCCACCTCTGGGAAGTCTTCTGGATGGATCCTGCAGGCCCGCCCAAGGACGCGGCGCTCTAA
- a CDS encoding GNAT family N-acetyltransferase — MSGQVWLLPLKNLDDDARAIKLGEIALLELGEGQQKFVGEPLRMMLIALEEDSRHPFAVDSDGTAVGVLTLQSGAATLAGWPDDDSAWLLRGFLIDRRQQGKGLGTLAADAAVREAAKLTAGFGSGQTGVVLSVNELNPGGRAAYRKAGFEDRGRYDGGDAGPQRIMYRAF; from the coding sequence ATGTCTGGACAAGTTTGGCTGCTGCCCCTGAAAAACCTCGACGATGACGCCCGCGCCATCAAACTGGGGGAGATTGCGCTGCTGGAGCTGGGCGAGGGGCAGCAGAAGTTCGTTGGCGAGCCGCTGCGGATGATGCTCATCGCGCTGGAAGAGGACTCCCGCCACCCGTTTGCCGTGGACTCCGACGGCACCGCGGTGGGAGTCCTGACGCTCCAGTCCGGGGCGGCCACCCTGGCCGGCTGGCCCGACGACGACTCCGCCTGGCTCCTCCGGGGCTTCCTGATCGACCGGCGGCAGCAGGGCAAAGGCCTGGGCACCCTCGCCGCGGACGCCGCAGTGCGGGAGGCTGCCAAACTGACGGCCGGCTTCGGCAGCGGCCAGACCGGCGTCGTACTCTCCGTTAACGAACTGAACCCCGGCGGGCGCGCCGCTTACCGAAAGGCCGGATTCGAGGACCGCGGCCGCTACGACGGCGGCGACGCCGGTCCGCAGCGCATCATGTACCGGGCGTTCTGA
- a CDS encoding transcriptional regulator, translating into MKTLIGSMDGKGPAEALYAVAELHKELARTETEVVLRARQAGLSWEAIAVCLGVSKQAVHKKYGKR; encoded by the coding sequence ATGAAAACACTGATTGGCTCAATGGACGGCAAAGGCCCGGCCGAGGCGCTCTACGCCGTGGCGGAGCTCCACAAGGAACTGGCGCGCACTGAAACAGAGGTGGTGCTGCGCGCCCGGCAGGCCGGTCTCTCGTGGGAGGCAATCGCGGTGTGCCTGGGCGTCAGCAAGCAGGCCGTGCACAAGAAGTACGGTAAGCGCTGA